One Chloroflexota bacterium DNA segment encodes these proteins:
- a CDS encoding DegV family protein encodes MGSVKIVADSGCDLPEQLLARYDISIVPLIVQIGDDTYYHGQFDPELLWQRLPNERASTSGPPPGLFHQVFERLVDAGHDVVCITLTGKHSSTFNTAWAAAQEFAGRVRVVDSWSISLGMGVQVLAAAIAAQAGRTADEIIQLVEDVRSRLRVRLVLNTLEYVRRGGRLNRLMPALDRMCRALSIKPVIGIVEGELKLVGAARSLKGALRRIEKEAAGWGSIEQIAVAHTRLPELVEEAARRLAREFHIMRENILVEEAGPAFAVHAGPGALGVVLLPKEE; translated from the coding sequence ATGGGGTCGGTGAAGATCGTCGCTGACTCCGGCTGTGACCTGCCGGAGCAGTTGTTGGCACGTTATGATATTTCCATCGTGCCCCTGATCGTGCAGATCGGGGACGACACATACTATCATGGGCAGTTCGATCCGGAGCTCCTCTGGCAGCGCCTGCCCAATGAGCGGGCGTCCACGTCCGGGCCGCCTCCCGGGCTTTTCCATCAGGTGTTCGAGCGGCTGGTCGATGCCGGCCACGATGTGGTGTGCATCACGTTGACCGGCAAGCATAGCAGCACGTTCAACACGGCCTGGGCGGCCGCGCAGGAGTTCGCCGGCCGCGTGCGCGTGGTCGACAGCTGGTCGATCTCCCTGGGTATGGGCGTTCAGGTGCTGGCCGCGGCCATCGCCGCGCAGGCCGGACGCACGGCCGACGAGATCATCCAGTTGGTGGAGGACGTCCGTTCCCGCCTGCGGGTGCGCCTGGTGTTGAACACGTTGGAATACGTGCGGCGCGGCGGGCGCCTGAATCGTTTGATGCCGGCGTTGGATCGCATGTGTCGCGCCCTGAGCATCAAGCCGGTCATCGGCATCGTCGAGGGGGAGCTGAAGCTGGTGGGGGCAGCGCGCTCGCTCAAGGGGGCGTTGCGTCGCATTGAGAAGGAGGCCGCTGGCTGGGGATCAATCGAGCAGATCGCCGTGGCGCATACCCGGCTGCCTGAGCTCGTGGAGGAGGCCGCCCGGCGTCTGGCCCGTGAGTTTCATATCATGCGAGAGAATATCCTGGTGGAGGAGGCGGGCCCTGCGTTCGCCGTCCATGCTGGGCCGGGCGCGTTGGGCGTCGTGTTGTTGCCAAAGGAGGAGTGA
- a CDS encoding hydantoinase/oxoprolinase family protein, with translation MYHRRMTLGVDIGGTFTDFVALRDGRLRVYKRPSTPSDPARALLDGLSEMGLPADIPVVHGSTVATNAVLEGKGARTALLVTAGFRDLLAIGRQDRPALYDWDALPPSPLVPSELSFEIHERVDARGRILQPLDPDEIDRLAQRLTDAGVESVAVCLLFSFLAPEHERRIARRLGDRWPLSLSSEVLPEFREFERASTTVLNAYVMPLMARYLNRLSGALAGDLRIMQSSGGSISAGLAARQPVRTILSGPAGGVAGAFALAQRAGFDHIITLDMGGTSADVSLCPGHLQYTTEYRIAGWPVGVPVIDIHTVGAGGGSIARVDVGGALRVGPESAGADPGPACYGRGQAPTVTDANLLLGRVQPDHFLGGRMRLDVDRARSAMGELAREMGVDVEQAALGVVRVADATMERAIRVISVERGFDPRRFTLVAFGGAGPLHAPALAAALGIPYVLIPRYPGLTSALGLLLADVVKDHSRTVMWEPGWVTDERLLAAYQELENEVWRAWRGEGLTSAGVQVERALDLRYVGQSYELTVPYVPGEEPWTAAVERFHAAHQARFQHAHPDRPVEAITLRVRLRLPASPPDLRWSGGTLTPQAIAVRPVRWEAGWADTPLYRREDLARGARLMGPALVVQLDSTVPIPPGWSARVDDWGNLILSESHGETSI, from the coding sequence ATGTATCATCGCCGCATGACCTTGGGTGTGGATATCGGAGGCACATTTACCGACTTCGTGGCGCTGCGGGACGGCCGTTTGCGGGTGTATAAGCGCCCTAGCACCCCATCCGACCCCGCCAGGGCGTTGCTGGACGGCCTCTCCGAGATGGGACTGCCCGCGGATATCCCGGTGGTACACGGCTCCACGGTGGCCACCAACGCCGTGCTGGAGGGGAAGGGGGCCCGGACGGCGTTGCTGGTGACGGCCGGATTCCGAGACCTGCTGGCCATCGGTCGGCAGGACCGTCCCGCCCTGTACGACTGGGACGCACTGCCCCCATCTCCCCTGGTCCCCTCTGAGTTGTCCTTCGAGATCCATGAGCGGGTAGACGCCCGCGGCCGCATCTTGCAACCCCTTGATCCGGACGAGATCGACCGTCTCGCGCAGCGCCTGACGGACGCCGGCGTGGAGTCGGTGGCCGTATGTCTGCTCTTCTCCTTCCTGGCCCCCGAACACGAGCGGCGGATCGCCCGACGCCTGGGGGATCGCTGGCCGCTGTCCCTCTCCAGCGAGGTGTTGCCGGAGTTCCGTGAGTTCGAGCGGGCCAGCACGACCGTGCTCAACGCCTATGTGATGCCGCTCATGGCCCGCTATCTGAACCGGCTGTCCGGCGCCCTGGCGGGCGATCTCCGCATCATGCAGTCCTCCGGGGGGAGCATCAGCGCCGGTCTGGCCGCCCGCCAGCCGGTGCGCACCATCCTCTCCGGCCCGGCGGGCGGTGTGGCGGGCGCCTTCGCCCTGGCCCAGCGGGCCGGGTTCGATCACATCATCACGTTGGACATGGGGGGGACCTCGGCGGACGTGTCGCTATGCCCGGGGCATTTGCAGTACACGACCGAGTACCGCATCGCCGGCTGGCCGGTGGGCGTTCCCGTGATCGACATCCACACCGTGGGCGCGGGGGGCGGCTCCATCGCCCGGGTGGATGTGGGAGGCGCGCTGCGTGTTGGCCCTGAGTCGGCGGGGGCGGACCCGGGGCCGGCGTGCTACGGCCGGGGACAGGCCCCGACCGTGACGGACGCCAATCTGCTGTTGGGACGGGTGCAGCCGGATCACTTCCTGGGCGGCCGCATGCGGCTGGATGTGGACCGGGCGCGATCCGCCATGGGGGAGCTCGCCCGGGAGATGGGCGTCGACGTTGAACAGGCGGCCCTGGGCGTCGTGCGGGTGGCGGATGCCACCATGGAGCGGGCGATCCGCGTGATCTCCGTTGAGCGAGGGTTCGACCCCCGCCGGTTCACGCTGGTGGCCTTCGGCGGCGCGGGGCCACTGCACGCGCCCGCTCTGGCCGCGGCGTTGGGCATCCCGTACGTGCTGATCCCCCGATATCCTGGGCTGACCTCGGCTTTGGGATTGCTCCTGGCCGATGTCGTGAAGGATCACTCTCGCACGGTGATGTGGGAGCCGGGATGGGTGACCGATGAGCGGCTGCTGGCCGCTTATCAGGAGCTGGAGAATGAGGTTTGGAGGGCATGGCGCGGGGAGGGCCTGACCTCCGCGGGCGTGCAGGTCGAGCGGGCGCTGGATCTGCGTTACGTTGGGCAGTCGTATGAGCTGACGGTGCCTTACGTCCCGGGGGAGGAGCCCTGGACGGCGGCAGTGGAACGGTTCCATGCCGCCCATCAGGCGCGCTTCCAGCATGCGCACCCGGACCGGCCGGTGGAGGCGATCACGTTGCGCGTCCGCCTTCGCCTGCCCGCTTCTCCTCCCGATCTGCGTTGGTCGGGCGGGACCCTCACCCCGCAGGCGATCGCCGTCCGCCCGGTGCGTTGGGAGGCGGGGTGGGCCGATACCCCCCTCTACCGGCGGGAGGATCTGGCCCGAGGCGCCCGGCTGATGGGTCCCGCACTGGTCGTCCAGCTCGACAGCACGGTGCCCATCCCGCCCGGCTGGTCCGCCCGGGTGGACGACTGGGGGAATCTGATCTTGAGCGAGTCCCATGGCGAGACATCGATCTGA
- a CDS encoding glucosamine-6-phosphate deaminase, whose protein sequence is MEIQIFPTKEEMGQAAAKKAAECLNEAIARKGHAVFVAATGASQFEFLDALTSIPDIDWSKTTMFHLDEYIGLPETHPASFRRYLKERLIDRVHPGTVYLIQGDAPDPEAECRRLNQIIADYEIDVAFVGIGENGHLAFNDPPADFEVEDPYIIVELDEACRRQQLGEGWFASFDEVPRRAISMSVKQIMKARNIVCTVPDRRKAQAVRDCLTGEVTPWHPASILQQHERAYIFLDAEAASLLKGEHGEG, encoded by the coding sequence ATGGAGATCCAGATCTTTCCCACGAAAGAGGAGATGGGACAGGCCGCCGCGAAGAAGGCGGCGGAATGCCTGAACGAGGCCATCGCCCGCAAGGGACATGCCGTATTCGTGGCCGCCACGGGCGCCTCGCAATTCGAGTTCCTGGACGCGCTGACGTCCATCCCGGACATCGACTGGTCCAAGACCACCATGTTCCACCTGGACGAGTACATCGGCCTGCCGGAGACGCACCCGGCCTCCTTCCGCCGCTACCTGAAGGAGCGCCTGATCGACCGCGTGCATCCGGGCACGGTATACCTGATCCAGGGGGACGCGCCCGACCCGGAGGCGGAATGCCGGCGATTGAACCAGATCATCGCCGATTATGAGATCGACGTGGCCTTCGTGGGGATCGGGGAGAACGGCCACCTGGCCTTCAACGATCCCCCGGCCGACTTCGAGGTGGAGGATCCTTATATCATCGTGGAGTTGGACGAGGCCTGCCGGCGACAGCAGCTTGGAGAGGGATGGTTCGCCTCCTTCGATGAGGTGCCCCGGCGCGCCATCTCCATGTCCGTCAAACAGATCATGAAGGCCCGGAACATCGTCTGCACGGTGCCCGACCGCCGCAAGGCCCAGGCGGTGCGCGACTGCCTGACCGGCGAGGTGACCCCCTGGCACCCGGCCTCCATCCTGCAACAGCACGAGCGGGCCTACATCTTCCTGGACGCCGAGGCCGCCTCGCTGCTGAAGGGCGAACACGGCGAAGGATAG
- a CDS encoding hydantoinase B/oxoprolinase family protein: protein MARHRSDPRPDPVSLEIFRHLFAAVAEEMGVTLGRTAYSPNIKERRDYSCALFDHRGQMIAQAAHIPVHLGSMPASVQAALEAVERWRPGDMIILNDPFLGGTHLPDITLVSPVFHAEGGEEPVYFVASRAHHADVGGMAPGSMGTAGEIYQEGLIIPPIYLAEAGRLRRDLIELICRNVRTPEERRGDLDAQLAAHRVGERRVLELIDRYGLAAVQAHAEALLDYAERLTRARIGQVPDGVYRFTDYMDDDGREDEPVPISVAITVSGEEMTLDFTGTAAQRVGPINCPLAVTRSAVLYVVHCLIGGDVPANAGVSRPVHVLAPEGSLVNARPPAAVAGGNVETSQRIVDVVLGALAQALPGRIPAASQGTMNNLAVGGFDPERGRPFTYYETLGGGGGGRPSGPGLSGRHSHMTNTLNTPVEAIEFTLPLRVRRYALREGSGGPGRHPGGEGVVREIEFLTPATVSLLTERRRLAPYGLHGGRPGARGRNRLRRVGADREEILPGKATLEVAAGDVLIVETPGGGGWGSPGGEG from the coding sequence ATGGCGAGACATCGATCTGATCCGCGTCCGGATCCCGTCAGCCTGGAGATCTTCCGGCACCTCTTCGCCGCCGTGGCCGAGGAGATGGGCGTCACGTTGGGGCGCACGGCCTATTCGCCCAACATCAAGGAGCGGCGGGACTACTCCTGCGCGCTCTTCGACCATCGGGGCCAGATGATCGCGCAGGCTGCCCACATCCCGGTGCATCTGGGCTCCATGCCCGCCTCCGTGCAGGCGGCGCTGGAGGCGGTGGAGCGCTGGCGGCCGGGTGATATGATCATCCTGAACGATCCGTTCCTTGGGGGGACCCACCTGCCCGATATCACGCTGGTCTCACCGGTATTTCATGCCGAGGGCGGCGAGGAGCCCGTGTACTTCGTCGCCAGCCGTGCGCACCACGCCGATGTGGGCGGGATGGCTCCGGGCTCGATGGGGACCGCCGGCGAGATCTACCAGGAGGGGCTCATTATCCCGCCGATCTACCTGGCCGAGGCCGGGCGGCTGCGTCGCGATCTCATCGAGCTGATCTGTCGAAATGTACGCACGCCGGAGGAGCGGCGGGGCGATCTGGATGCGCAGCTCGCCGCTCATCGGGTGGGCGAGCGGCGCGTTTTGGAGTTGATCGACCGATATGGGCTGGCTGCGGTGCAGGCGCACGCGGAGGCGCTGCTGGATTACGCCGAGCGGCTGACGCGGGCGCGCATCGGGCAGGTGCCGGACGGCGTGTACCGGTTTACGGACTACATGGACGACGACGGCCGCGAGGATGAGCCGGTGCCCATCTCCGTCGCCATCACCGTCTCGGGCGAGGAGATGACCCTGGACTTCACGGGGACGGCCGCACAGCGCGTGGGGCCGATCAATTGCCCACTCGCGGTGACGCGGTCCGCGGTGCTGTACGTGGTCCACTGTCTGATCGGGGGGGATGTGCCTGCCAACGCGGGCGTCAGCCGGCCGGTGCACGTGCTGGCTCCGGAGGGGAGCCTGGTGAACGCGAGGCCGCCCGCGGCGGTGGCCGGGGGCAACGTGGAGACGTCCCAGCGGATCGTCGATGTGGTGCTGGGGGCCCTGGCCCAGGCGTTGCCCGGCCGCATACCGGCTGCCAGCCAGGGGACGATGAACAACCTGGCAGTGGGCGGCTTCGATCCGGAGCGTGGGCGGCCGTTCACCTACTACGAGACCCTGGGCGGGGGAGGCGGCGGGCGGCCGTCGGGGCCAGGCCTCTCCGGACGCCACAGCCACATGACCAATACGCTGAACACGCCGGTGGAGGCGATCGAGTTCACGTTGCCGCTGCGCGTGCGACGGTACGCGCTCCGAGAGGGCTCCGGCGGCCCCGGACGTCATCCCGGGGGCGAGGGCGTGGTGCGCGAGATCGAGTTCCTGACCCCGGCGACGGTCAGCCTGCTCACCGAGCGCCGCCGGCTGGCGCCTTATGGGTTGCATGGCGGCCGGCCGGGCGCGCGTGGGCGCAATCGGCTGCGGCGGGTCGGCGCGGACCGGGAGGAGATATTGCCCGGGAAGGCCACGCTGGAGGTGGCCGCGGGGGATGTGCTGATCGTGGAGACGCCGGGTGGCGGCGGATGGGGTTCGCCGGGCGGGGAGGGTTAA
- a CDS encoding aldo/keto reductase: MQYRRLGNAGMKVSEISLGAWLTFGEKVDEKATAACIGAAIDQGINFFDLADAYARGEAERVVGKVIKAYRRSDLVISSKLYWPMSDNVNDRGLSRKHIMESIEGTLRRLGTDYIDIYFCHRFDPETPLEETIRAMDDLVRQGKVLYWGTSTWTAAQIEKAVGIANTLNLYRPQVEQPRYNMLDRHIEAEIMPVCASHGIGLTVYSPLAQGILTGKYNDGIPEGSRAAEREWLRQSIEENIDKVRQLTAIAQELGIRMSQLALAWILRRPEISSVITGASRPEQVIDNAAASDVTLSEDVLARIEEILGNEAQSG, translated from the coding sequence ATGCAGTATCGTCGTCTGGGAAACGCGGGGATGAAGGTCAGCGAGATCTCGTTGGGAGCGTGGTTAACGTTTGGGGAGAAGGTGGATGAGAAGGCCACCGCCGCGTGCATCGGCGCGGCCATCGATCAGGGGATCAACTTCTTCGATCTGGCCGACGCCTACGCCCGCGGCGAGGCGGAGCGCGTGGTGGGCAAGGTCATCAAAGCCTATCGCCGCAGCGATCTGGTGATTTCCAGCAAGCTATACTGGCCCATGAGCGATAATGTGAACGACCGGGGGCTCAGCCGCAAGCACATCATGGAATCCATCGAGGGCACGCTGCGCCGCCTGGGCACGGACTATATCGACATCTATTTCTGCCATCGGTTCGACCCGGAGACCCCCCTGGAGGAGACGATCCGCGCCATGGATGATCTGGTGCGCCAGGGCAAGGTGCTCTACTGGGGGACCAGCACGTGGACGGCCGCCCAGATCGAGAAGGCGGTGGGGATCGCCAACACGTTGAACCTCTACCGGCCACAGGTCGAGCAGCCCCGCTACAACATGCTCGATCGTCACATCGAGGCGGAGATCATGCCGGTGTGCGCCAGCCATGGGATCGGGCTGACGGTGTATAGCCCGCTGGCCCAGGGCATCCTGACGGGCAAGTACAACGACGGCATCCCCGAGGGCAGCCGGGCGGCCGAGCGCGAGTGGCTTCGCCAGTCCATCGAGGAGAACATCGACAAGGTGCGGCAGCTCACGGCCATCGCCCAGGAGCTGGGGATCCGCATGAGCCAGCTCGCGCTGGCGTGGATCCTGCGCCGCCCGGAGATCAGCAGCGTGATCACCGGCGCCAGCCGGCCGGAGCAGGTGATCGACAACGCGGCCGCCTCCGACGTCACGCTGAGCGAGGACGTGCTCGCCCGGATCGAGGAGATCCTGGGGAACGAAGCGCAATCGGGATGA